In Desulfosediminicola ganghwensis, a single window of DNA contains:
- a CDS encoding bifunctional 3,4-dihydroxy-2-butanone-4-phosphate synthase/GTP cyclohydrolase II, with translation MAVSPIEEVIEDIKAGKMIILVDDEDRENEGDLCMAAEACTAEHINFMAKYGRGLICLTMSPDIVDQLELPMMVTNNKSPYGTGFTISIEARTGVSTGISAADRARTIEAAVAPDAKPRDLISPGHIFPLRAKKGGVLVRTGQTEGSVDLARLAGMRTAGVICEIMNDDGTMSRMPDLVKFAEEHDLKIATIADLVAYRLKQDVLVHRQVEARIPTEHAGEFRSIVYTNDVDELEHLALVKGDISNQDKVLVRVHSECLTGDVFGSSRCDCGLQLSAAMQMIDQEGAGVVLYMRQEGRGIGLVNKLKAYNLQDEGFDTVEANLKLGFDADLRDYGIGAQILRDLGITRMALLTNNPKKIVGLEAYGLEVVARFPIEIAAGDESKGYLVCKRDRMGHLIEVEE, from the coding sequence ATGGCAGTAAGTCCTATAGAAGAAGTAATTGAAGATATCAAAGCTGGTAAGATGATCATTCTGGTTGACGATGAAGATCGTGAAAACGAGGGTGATTTATGTATGGCAGCCGAGGCGTGTACCGCCGAGCACATTAACTTCATGGCCAAATACGGTCGTGGTCTGATCTGTCTGACCATGAGTCCGGATATTGTGGACCAGCTCGAATTGCCGATGATGGTCACCAATAATAAGTCACCATACGGAACTGGTTTTACCATCAGCATCGAAGCCCGTACCGGAGTTTCAACTGGTATTTCCGCCGCAGACCGTGCCCGTACCATCGAGGCGGCAGTAGCGCCAGATGCAAAGCCCCGTGATTTGATCAGCCCTGGCCACATTTTCCCGCTAAGAGCTAAAAAAGGCGGTGTGCTGGTTCGTACCGGTCAGACTGAAGGGTCGGTAGATCTCGCCCGTCTTGCCGGAATGCGAACCGCGGGTGTTATTTGTGAGATCATGAATGATGACGGGACCATGTCCCGCATGCCTGACCTCGTCAAATTTGCAGAAGAGCACGACCTGAAAATTGCGACCATCGCTGATCTTGTTGCCTACCGCCTGAAGCAGGATGTTTTGGTACACAGGCAGGTTGAAGCACGTATTCCGACCGAGCATGCCGGTGAGTTCCGTTCTATCGTGTACACCAACGATGTTGATGAGCTTGAGCATCTTGCACTGGTGAAAGGTGATATCAGTAACCAGGATAAAGTTCTGGTACGTGTCCACTCAGAGTGCCTTACCGGAGATGTGTTCGGTTCTTCCCGCTGCGACTGTGGTCTTCAGCTGAGTGCAGCCATGCAGATGATCGATCAGGAAGGTGCCGGTGTCGTTCTGTACATGCGCCAGGAAGGGCGTGGAATCGGGCTGGTCAATAAGTTGAAAGCGTATAATCTCCAGGATGAAGGTTTCGATACTGTTGAAGCGAACCTCAAACTTGGTTTCGATGCCGACCTGCGTGACTACGGTATCGGTGCTCAGATTCTCCGTGATCTCGGAATTACCCGGATGGCGCTTTTGACCAACAACCCGAAGAAGATTGTTGGCCTTGAGGCGTATGGTCTCGAGGTGGTCGCCCGATTTCCTATTGAGATTGCCGCAGGCGATGAGAGCAAAGGTTACCTCGTCTGTAAGCGCGATCGTATGGGGCACCTTATCGAAGTTGAAGAGTAG
- a CDS encoding riboflavin synthase: MFTGIIQGVGKLLARRTVGGGVAFDLEAGFDLDEPMEGESIACSGACLTAYNITGRRFTADVSPETLSRTKLGKFTVGDSINMERALKLSDRLGGHLVSGHIDCMADVKRIEPVGDYTIFTFTLPEVHSKYIIEKGSVTIDGISLTVNSCAPGTFSVSIIPHTLKVTTLGQLKAGHGVNIEVDVIGKYIENLLLAGGRLAGNGQKEQAHITPGFLAEHGFL, translated from the coding sequence ATGTTCACAGGAATAATACAAGGCGTCGGCAAATTACTGGCCAGGAGAACAGTGGGCGGAGGTGTGGCTTTTGATCTCGAAGCAGGCTTTGACCTGGATGAGCCAATGGAAGGCGAATCCATAGCGTGTTCGGGAGCATGTCTTACTGCCTATAATATTACAGGTCGTCGTTTCACCGCAGATGTCTCGCCGGAAACGCTCTCCCGTACCAAGCTTGGGAAGTTTACCGTAGGCGATTCCATCAACATGGAGCGGGCTCTGAAACTCTCAGACCGGCTTGGTGGCCATCTGGTCTCGGGTCATATAGACTGCATGGCCGATGTGAAACGGATAGAACCGGTGGGTGATTACACTATCTTCACCTTCACCTTGCCCGAAGTTCACTCGAAGTACATAATTGAGAAAGGTTCCGTAACAATAGACGGTATTAGTCTTACTGTTAACAGTTGCGCACCCGGTACCTTTTCTGTATCTATTATTCCACACACCCTCAAGGTTACCACCCTTGGTCAGCTCAAAGCTGGCCATGGTGTAAACATTGAGGTGGATGTGATCGGTAAATATATAGAAAATCTGCTCCTCGCCGGTGGAAGGCTTGCCGGCAACGGTCAGAAAGAGCAGGCTCATATAACCCCGGGGTTCCTAGCCGAACATGGGTTCCTCTAA
- a CDS encoding tetratricopeptide repeat protein translates to MSNPIQNLNSIGPMTGDSDDKNKKPADPVKADYEEGKRFLDNGNLSQAAISLHNALLGYEEKGDKTGIANAANQLGHVCLAKGDFTGAENHYKRAWDLCIEFDDPMSLMALSSKFVEVYRGQKNYGKAVEACFDILDTHQNNNNPRGSVELLETLAGIYIEAEEPAKAADAYRTIASIHRNFKHAATADEFEQKAKELEAGA, encoded by the coding sequence ATGAGTAATCCGATTCAGAATTTAAATTCCATCGGTCCGATGACCGGTGATAGTGATGATAAGAATAAAAAGCCTGCGGATCCAGTAAAGGCCGATTATGAGGAAGGCAAGCGCTTTCTTGATAACGGTAACCTTTCCCAGGCAGCAATTTCCCTGCATAATGCCCTTCTCGGTTACGAGGAAAAGGGAGATAAGACCGGGATTGCCAATGCAGCTAACCAGCTTGGGCATGTCTGTCTTGCCAAGGGTGATTTCACAGGTGCAGAGAATCATTACAAGCGTGCCTGGGATCTCTGTATTGAATTTGATGATCCCATGAGTCTTATGGCGCTTTCTTCTAAATTTGTAGAGGTATATCGCGGTCAGAAGAACTATGGTAAGGCTGTGGAGGCGTGTTTCGACATCCTCGATACCCATCAGAACAACAATAATCCGCGTGGCAGTGTCGAGTTGCTCGAAACTCTTGCCGGAATTTATATTGAGGCAGAGGAGCCAGCCAAGGCTGCTGATGCGTACAGGACTATCGCTTCAATTCATCGTAATTTCAAGCATGCAGCCACTGCTGATGAATTCGAGCAGAAAGCTAAGGAATTGGAGGCGGGTGCATAG
- a CDS encoding DVU0298 family protein, with the protein MSKSDIKNPPWCPFCGQKVGRPGDAAERKLNEFPVGECQCGAIYTSDATGHNVGAAMVEALVHACKDNWDFAWELLPEDDYLTGRIENYDEQYHEVMDKGNVDGRPVRGVLYFVRLHTEIKDIASRIKARKENGLQQEAVQQMLDENRPVVEPAPDKNRKKQRANKRLVKEMVEQSDVDGLVALCFDDKKTVRLMQRLLYTPYDDQRWHVAWMIGQVSARVATREPGQVSELLHRLYEACNDSAATHWGMVETLGSVIAGRPDIFGAFTRYLLNFLGQDTTRVQVLWALGEIAETRPDLIRDTPFFNLFHFLEHPDAAVRGHVVRLLGRITASEASIQIMALSGDEAELLIWEKGRMISTTVANEASIALAAIQGGKKE; encoded by the coding sequence ATGAGTAAGTCAGATATCAAGAATCCGCCGTGGTGCCCGTTTTGCGGGCAAAAGGTAGGACGTCCCGGTGATGCTGCCGAAAGAAAGCTCAATGAGTTCCCGGTAGGTGAATGCCAGTGTGGAGCAATTTATACCAGTGACGCAACCGGCCACAATGTTGGTGCCGCCATGGTTGAGGCGCTGGTTCATGCCTGTAAGGACAACTGGGACTTTGCCTGGGAGTTGCTGCCGGAAGATGATTACCTCACGGGCCGGATAGAGAACTATGATGAGCAGTACCACGAGGTAATGGACAAAGGCAATGTCGATGGTCGCCCGGTCCGAGGTGTTCTCTACTTCGTACGTCTGCACACTGAGATTAAAGACATCGCCAGTCGCATCAAAGCCCGAAAGGAGAATGGTCTCCAGCAGGAAGCTGTACAGCAGATGCTGGATGAGAACCGGCCAGTGGTCGAGCCTGCTCCCGACAAAAACAGGAAGAAGCAGCGGGCCAACAAACGGTTGGTGAAGGAGATGGTCGAGCAGTCTGATGTCGACGGTCTTGTTGCGCTTTGTTTTGACGACAAGAAGACTGTCCGGCTCATGCAACGGTTGCTTTATACTCCCTATGATGACCAGAGGTGGCATGTGGCCTGGATGATAGGCCAGGTAAGTGCCCGAGTTGCGACCCGCGAGCCAGGACAGGTCTCAGAGTTATTACATCGTCTCTATGAGGCGTGCAATGATTCTGCGGCTACCCACTGGGGAATGGTCGAAACGCTTGGGAGCGTGATCGCTGGCCGGCCAGATATCTTTGGAGCCTTTACCAGGTATCTGCTCAATTTCCTGGGCCAGGACACAACCAGAGTACAGGTGCTATGGGCCTTGGGTGAAATTGCGGAAACGAGGCCGGATCTGATCCGTGACACTCCGTTTTTTAACCTTTTTCATTTCCTGGAGCATCCTGATGCGGCAGTCCGTGGTCATGTTGTACGGCTGCTTGGTCGAATCACTGCTTCTGAGGCGTCCATTCAAATTATGGCTTTGTCCGGAGATGAGGCTGAGCTGCTGATCTGGGAGAAAGGCCGTATGATTTCCACTACTGTTGCCAACGAGGCCTCGATCGCGCTTGCGGCAATTCAGGGAGGTAAAAAAGAATAA
- a CDS encoding tetratricopeptide repeat protein, with the protein MAEQLSEDLVKIIEELEKKCEQHPESLMAHHHLGLVYMKAGRIEDAIKSLEKAIEIDPLNADSMVNLGAIFFGQGKLDKAKALNEQAVKVQPESAQAYANLGLICQQSNELEKAIENYDLALKYDPKLVTAWLNLTSVLTMKGEDDRAVTAALKALEIEPDSALGHNNLAVSLYFKQEFAEAHKHMLKAQELGYSVDPNFNAALAEKLQ; encoded by the coding sequence ATGGCAGAGCAACTTAGCGAAGATCTCGTAAAGATCATCGAAGAACTTGAGAAGAAGTGCGAGCAACATCCGGAGTCGTTGATGGCCCATCATCATCTCGGCCTGGTATACATGAAGGCGGGTAGGATTGAAGACGCGATTAAATCCCTTGAAAAAGCTATCGAGATTGATCCCCTGAATGCTGACAGCATGGTAAATCTCGGCGCAATTTTCTTTGGTCAGGGTAAACTCGATAAAGCGAAGGCTCTCAACGAGCAAGCTGTCAAAGTTCAGCCGGAATCAGCACAGGCCTACGCAAATCTCGGCCTTATCTGTCAGCAGAGCAACGAGCTGGAGAAAGCAATCGAGAATTACGACCTTGCTCTGAAATATGACCCTAAACTTGTTACAGCCTGGCTGAACCTCACTTCCGTGCTCACCATGAAGGGCGAAGATGACCGAGCTGTCACCGCGGCCCTCAAGGCTCTTGAGATTGAACCTGACTCTGCGCTTGGTCACAATAATCTTGCAGTATCCCTCTATTTCAAGCAGGAATTCGCAGAGGCACACAAGCATATGCTGAAAGCTCAGGAACTCGGATATTCGGTGGATCCAAACTTCAATGCAGCGCTAGCAGAGAAGCTGCAGTAA
- a CDS encoding bifunctional riboflavin kinase/FAD synthetase, whose protein sequence is MRIVRKIEDIDGPLVNACVTIGNFDGVHLGHQQLFAEVAARANRLNGKSVAITFDPHPLQVLRPGGIKLISNCEQKIELVEMAGIDVMLVVPFTKEFAKTTAEYFVDEVLLGGLGMKELVVGYDYAFGKNRSGNIPFLKKQGEEKGFSVTVVEAQYVGDMLVSSTRIRTLLAEGNMGEARRLLGRSYQIRGEVQYGKQRGGKQIGFPTANLRFAKEDLVPRLGVYVSQVICDGKCYGGIINIGRNPTFGEDELVAETHIFDFNQDIYGKPIKVNLLEFIRSERKFSGVKDLAEQISRDVVQARQVLAHQSKELVISCTDKFNS, encoded by the coding sequence ATGAGAATAGTAAGGAAGATTGAGGATATCGACGGACCGCTGGTTAACGCCTGTGTCACCATTGGGAATTTTGATGGTGTTCACCTTGGGCATCAGCAGTTATTTGCCGAAGTTGCGGCCAGGGCCAACAGGCTGAACGGGAAAAGTGTTGCCATAACATTCGACCCTCATCCGCTGCAGGTTCTTCGGCCTGGGGGAATTAAGCTGATTTCCAATTGCGAGCAGAAAATAGAGCTCGTTGAGATGGCCGGTATCGACGTGATGCTGGTCGTCCCATTTACCAAGGAGTTTGCCAAGACAACGGCCGAATACTTCGTCGACGAAGTTCTGCTCGGTGGACTTGGCATGAAAGAGTTGGTGGTGGGGTACGATTATGCCTTTGGGAAAAACCGGTCAGGAAATATCCCCTTTCTCAAAAAGCAAGGGGAAGAGAAAGGATTTTCGGTGACCGTAGTCGAGGCTCAGTATGTAGGTGATATGCTTGTCAGCTCAACCCGTATAAGAACTTTGCTTGCAGAAGGTAACATGGGCGAGGCCCGAAGGCTTCTCGGTCGAAGTTACCAGATCCGCGGTGAAGTACAATACGGAAAACAACGTGGCGGCAAGCAGATCGGCTTTCCCACTGCCAACCTTCGTTTTGCCAAAGAGGACCTGGTGCCTAGGCTGGGGGTATATGTTTCACAAGTTATTTGTGACGGAAAATGTTATGGTGGCATAATCAATATCGGTCGCAACCCCACCTTTGGCGAAGATGAGTTGGTCGCAGAAACACATATTTTCGATTTCAATCAGGATATCTACGGTAAACCTATAAAAGTCAATCTGCTTGAGTTTATCCGCAGCGAACGAAAATTCAGTGGTGTGAAGGATCTCGCCGAACAGATTAGTCGAGACGTTGTGCAGGCTAGACAGGTTCTGGCTCATCAGAGCAAGGAGCTGGTAATCTCCTGCACAGATAAATTCAATAGTTGA
- a CDS encoding phosphoenolpyruvate carboxykinase (GTP), translating to MLELKKGVDILEAVGGIATIEDAKAVLSERLDETNQQKLSVVKNQDALIKIANAIVMCGPEKVFINTGNDDDQQWIREYSLQKGEEAKLAKPGHTIHFDLPQDQARLVNQTYYIINEGEQMSSLAKSLLRDEALDYVKEFMPGVMANKVMMIGFYARGPVGAEAAIPAIEISSSSYVMHSAELLYRNCYEAFDKETERAGLFYTNVHAEGNNTPEDVPNARILMDRSWQTTFSTFCTYAGNTLLLKKGNHRFSVDYATYYKLGEQISEHMFITGLTGPNGRKTFFAGAAPSGCGKTTTAMVGTDFVGDDLAQMWIAKDGSLRAINPEKGIFGIVEDVNREGDPYLMDCLRGDGTEVIWSNVLIDDKGVPHWVGNGEPVPERGINFQGEWYNGKLNSDGKPVPMSHKNSRCTLLASAIANHATEISESPEGVPVKIITYSGRDADTMPPVWVAKSMNEGVVIGASIVSKATATEVGASGVRRQPWANAPFIPGALADYMKAQFIFFNSPEFSDSDRPIMAGLNYFLTHENRGGSGTGLLGEKRDVRAWLGWLELYAHGDVEAIETPIGLIPKYEDLKKLFNGIDKEYPKALYNMQFALYVDNIVGRIDLQTDAYQKETGIPVELFEVYQRQRNALIDLKAKYGSVVSADDLILSQP from the coding sequence ATGCTTGAACTCAAAAAAGGTGTAGATATCCTGGAAGCAGTCGGAGGAATTGCTACCATAGAGGATGCAAAAGCCGTTCTTTCCGAGCGACTTGACGAAACCAACCAGCAAAAGTTATCCGTTGTAAAAAATCAGGATGCTCTCATCAAGATCGCCAACGCTATTGTAATGTGCGGCCCTGAGAAAGTTTTCATCAATACCGGCAACGATGATGACCAGCAGTGGATTCGTGAGTATTCCCTGCAAAAAGGTGAAGAAGCCAAGCTTGCCAAGCCAGGCCACACCATTCACTTTGACCTGCCTCAGGACCAGGCCCGACTGGTGAATCAGACCTATTACATCATCAACGAAGGCGAACAGATGAGTTCGCTGGCAAAATCGCTCTTACGTGACGAGGCTCTGGACTACGTAAAAGAATTCATGCCCGGCGTTATGGCCAATAAGGTCATGATGATTGGCTTTTACGCACGCGGTCCTGTCGGAGCTGAAGCTGCCATCCCAGCCATAGAAATCTCCTCTTCATCCTATGTTATGCATTCTGCCGAGCTCCTCTATCGTAACTGCTACGAGGCTTTTGACAAGGAAACTGAACGAGCCGGACTTTTTTACACCAACGTGCACGCCGAAGGTAATAATACCCCGGAAGATGTACCCAATGCCCGGATTCTTATGGACAGAAGCTGGCAAACCACGTTTTCTACCTTCTGTACTTATGCAGGTAATACCCTGCTGCTTAAAAAAGGTAATCACCGGTTTTCTGTCGATTACGCGACCTATTACAAACTTGGCGAGCAAATCTCCGAGCACATGTTTATCACAGGCCTGACCGGTCCCAACGGCAGAAAAACCTTCTTCGCCGGTGCTGCCCCTTCCGGATGCGGCAAGACAACCACAGCCATGGTCGGTACAGACTTTGTCGGGGATGATCTGGCCCAGATGTGGATCGCAAAGGATGGTTCTTTACGGGCAATTAACCCTGAAAAGGGTATTTTTGGCATAGTCGAGGATGTTAACCGGGAAGGTGACCCGTACTTGATGGATTGCCTGCGTGGTGACGGCACCGAAGTAATCTGGTCCAACGTACTGATAGATGATAAAGGTGTACCGCACTGGGTCGGTAACGGTGAGCCTGTACCAGAGAGAGGCATAAACTTTCAGGGTGAGTGGTACAATGGCAAACTCAACTCAGACGGCAAGCCAGTTCCCATGTCACACAAAAATTCACGCTGCACCCTGCTTGCATCCGCCATCGCCAATCATGCCACCGAGATCTCCGAATCCCCTGAGGGAGTGCCGGTAAAAATTATTACGTATTCCGGTCGTGATGCCGATACCATGCCACCCGTCTGGGTTGCCAAGTCAATGAACGAGGGTGTTGTGATAGGCGCTTCCATCGTATCAAAGGCCACGGCTACCGAGGTGGGCGCCTCCGGTGTACGCAGACAACCCTGGGCGAACGCACCTTTTATCCCCGGTGCTCTTGCCGATTACATGAAAGCTCAGTTTATCTTTTTCAATTCACCCGAGTTTTCCGATTCTGACAGACCAATCATGGCCGGACTCAACTATTTCCTCACCCATGAGAACAGAGGTGGTTCAGGGACCGGGTTGCTTGGTGAAAAACGGGATGTGCGCGCCTGGCTCGGCTGGCTTGAACTCTATGCACACGGAGATGTAGAGGCCATCGAAACCCCGATCGGCTTGATTCCGAAATATGAAGACCTGAAGAAACTCTTCAATGGAATTGACAAGGAATATCCTAAAGCTCTCTACAACATGCAGTTTGCCCTCTATGTGGATAATATAGTCGGAAGGATTGATCTTCAAACCGACGCCTACCAGAAAGAGACTGGCATCCCTGTCGAGCTTTTTGAGGTTTACCAAAGGCAGAGAAATGCGCTTATTGATCTCAAGGCCAAGTACGGAAGTGTTGTCAGTGCTGATGACCTGATCCTGAGTCAGCCTTAG
- a CDS encoding rhomboid family intramembrane serine protease yields the protein MTENQHPTQTVTQTNNQQQANLFSLVLSAARINHTVQKIDSANWEIHVNHQDYPKADYELGVFIEENRNWPPSQPAQDQFAPIFQAHTLLLIGIMVLFFSVTGSWSPLSEWFQQGAVNSSQILNDGEYYRLVTALTLHSDIVHLLSNCFLGAFLLHFYFRILGNGIGLAALLVAATSANMLNVIGHGPGHLSVGFSTAVFSVIGILSAINFRHYKLKRPARLLLPLMAGAALLAMLGSSGERTDLGAHFYGLATGLITGLFLSFETVLRQREKFKLQLILALSSWFIVLMAWYYAIN from the coding sequence GTGACTGAAAACCAGCACCCTACCCAGACAGTTACCCAGACCAATAACCAACAACAGGCAAACCTCTTTTCACTGGTGCTCTCTGCAGCACGAATCAATCACACTGTGCAAAAGATTGATTCCGCCAACTGGGAGATACACGTCAACCATCAGGATTACCCCAAGGCCGATTACGAATTGGGTGTCTTTATCGAGGAAAATCGAAACTGGCCGCCAAGCCAACCGGCTCAGGATCAATTTGCCCCAATATTTCAGGCACACACCCTGCTCCTGATTGGCATAATGGTTCTCTTTTTTTCTGTTACCGGAAGCTGGTCACCACTGTCGGAGTGGTTTCAACAAGGCGCAGTCAACTCCAGCCAGATTCTTAACGATGGGGAATATTACCGGCTGGTAACTGCACTGACACTTCATTCAGACATAGTTCACTTGTTGAGTAATTGCTTTCTTGGCGCTTTCCTGTTGCACTTTTATTTTCGCATTCTCGGAAACGGAATCGGCCTGGCCGCCCTGCTTGTTGCTGCAACTTCAGCAAATATGCTGAATGTTATCGGTCACGGGCCAGGCCATCTCTCTGTTGGTTTTTCCACAGCGGTTTTCTCGGTAATTGGAATATTATCTGCTATTAATTTCCGACATTACAAATTGAAACGTCCAGCCAGACTGCTGCTACCGCTCATGGCAGGGGCTGCGCTGCTGGCAATGCTCGGCAGTAGCGGAGAAAGAACAGACCTGGGCGCCCATTTCTACGGCTTGGCAACAGGGCTTATTACTGGTTTATTTTTAAGTTTTGAGACGGTCCTTAGACAGAGGGAAAAATTTAAACTGCAGCTTATACTGGCACTATCAAGCTGGTTTATTGTACTCATGGCATGGTATTATGCTATCAATTGA
- the hflK gene encoding FtsH protease activity modulator HflK, translating into MSMQDQQPPWGRKNKPQTPEEMVAQLIKKLQDFFSENQKQSPGPNGSTPERKPVNPFASISKILAIILVLIMIQGVYSSVFKIQPSEVGVVLRLGKYVRTVDPGLHFKLPYLEALYKVDIGQIRKQEFGFRTRSSQVSSFDRSAYEMESLMLTADKNVINVAWIVQYKISDPYQYLFKVKDVTQSVHDASESVTRRIVGNMDFDYVLSNRDLLAASVKSELQTELNRFEAGVTLVTVQFQDINPPEQVKPAFNEVNAADQDMRRLVNEAQAQYNKVIPKARGTALQIMEEARGYAAERLNEANGQTDRFLSILKEYEKSPEVTRTRMYIETMQDVLPNVESVYIIDENQQSPIPLLNIGSSPAIAAPKTN; encoded by the coding sequence ATGTCCATGCAGGATCAACAGCCTCCTTGGGGCCGCAAAAACAAGCCCCAGACTCCGGAAGAAATGGTTGCACAGCTTATAAAAAAGCTGCAGGATTTCTTCTCGGAAAACCAGAAACAAAGTCCCGGCCCAAACGGCTCCACGCCAGAACGCAAGCCGGTCAATCCTTTTGCCAGCATAAGCAAAATTCTAGCTATCATCCTTGTGCTCATCATGATCCAAGGTGTCTACTCATCGGTATTCAAGATCCAGCCCAGTGAAGTCGGTGTAGTACTTCGACTTGGTAAATACGTTCGTACCGTTGACCCGGGTCTGCACTTCAAGCTTCCCTACCTCGAAGCTCTGTACAAAGTCGATATTGGGCAGATCAGAAAGCAGGAATTCGGTTTCAGAACCCGCTCCAGCCAAGTCAGTTCATTTGACAGAAGCGCCTATGAAATGGAATCACTGATGCTGACCGCAGACAAAAACGTCATCAACGTTGCCTGGATCGTTCAGTACAAAATCAGCGACCCTTACCAGTATCTTTTCAAAGTAAAAGATGTCACACAGTCTGTTCACGATGCCTCCGAAAGTGTGACCCGTCGTATCGTGGGTAACATGGACTTCGACTATGTTCTCAGTAACCGTGACCTGCTCGCTGCAAGCGTAAAGAGCGAACTGCAGACAGAGCTGAACAGGTTCGAGGCTGGTGTCACTCTGGTTACCGTACAGTTCCAGGATATCAATCCACCGGAACAGGTTAAACCTGCCTTTAACGAAGTGAACGCTGCCGACCAGGACATGAGACGTCTGGTTAACGAGGCACAGGCCCAGTACAACAAAGTTATCCCTAAAGCTCGCGGTACCGCACTGCAGATTATGGAAGAGGCTCGTGGTTACGCCGCTGAGAGATTGAACGAAGCCAACGGTCAGACAGACAGGTTCCTCTCCATTCTGAAAGAATACGAAAAATCACCCGAGGTAACCCGCACCCGTATGTACATCGAGACGATGCAGGACGTGCTGCCCAATGTCGAGTCTGTATACATCATCGACGAGAATCAGCAGTCGCCAATTCCGCTTTTGAACATTGGCAGCTCACCAGCTATCGCAGCCCCGAAGACCAACTAG